A single genomic interval of Halobacillus halophilus DSM 2266 harbors:
- a CDS encoding helix-hairpin-helix domain-containing protein — protein sequence MGTTTKLPLTNEEKSLLRKAKVKINDLNHFNTEDIARMLNTTFFKANTLKGLAEFQTVPSIGYQLAEKLVFKLDIYSLSEIKDRTAADLFDQLEKQLGVWTDSCVEDQIRCVINYANNPGSTKQWFDFTEERKGYRKLYGFPEDRPVKAWYE from the coding sequence TTGGGGACTACGACCAAATTACCACTAACAAATGAGGAAAAGTCACTCCTTAGAAAAGCTAAAGTTAAAATAAACGACCTAAATCATTTTAATACGGAAGACATAGCTAGAATGTTAAACACTACATTTTTCAAAGCAAATACTCTAAAGGGGCTGGCTGAATTCCAAACGGTTCCTTCTATTGGATATCAATTAGCTGAGAAATTAGTTTTTAAGTTGGACATTTATTCATTATCAGAAATAAAGGATAGGACCGCTGCTGACCTTTTTGACCAATTAGAAAAACAGTTAGGTGTATGGACGGATAGTTGTGTGGAAGATCAAATTCGCTGCGTGATTAACTATGCAAACAATCCCGGGAGCACTAAACAATGGTTTGATTTTACGGAAGAAAGAAAGGGATATCGAAAATTATATGGTTTCCCTGAAGATAGACCTGTAAAGGCCTGGTATGAGTAA
- a CDS encoding alpha/beta hydrolase family protein encodes MSDQFKEFVNTQQEAINLVQREKLKESLILLEEAKKKFPERLDRIGHWKAGIFMLEGNRAEAISELNEVLDRGLWWNPEILINDEELEPLKEAQDFHDIINRCTMMYNKNKKSACAHLQVEGNSQSNTAIYCLHWKASNAKDFAFQWDTSEILSNYLIGFVQSSQLYSFNSYVWDEREVVEEDVRKMHLEFKKTYDLEGKDSLLSGVSQGGKAAVELLLNNNPLGCKGFIAFVPSFTDSDDIENILQDHVKENVRGCLITGDNDPFYDQTVTVANLLNAKGVPCKLIVNKGMGHALPDDFAEQLQEAVDFILND; translated from the coding sequence ATGTCTGATCAGTTTAAAGAATTTGTGAATACTCAACAGGAAGCCATAAATCTTGTCCAAAGAGAGAAATTAAAGGAATCACTAATACTTTTAGAGGAAGCCAAGAAAAAGTTTCCTGAACGGCTTGATCGGATTGGTCATTGGAAAGCTGGGATTTTCATGCTCGAGGGTAACAGAGCAGAAGCTATCTCAGAGTTAAATGAAGTGCTGGATCGAGGTCTGTGGTGGAATCCGGAAATTCTGATAAATGATGAAGAATTAGAGCCCCTAAAAGAAGCACAAGATTTTCACGATATCATAAACCGCTGCACGATGATGTATAATAAGAACAAAAAAAGTGCGTGTGCTCATCTTCAAGTAGAAGGAAACTCTCAATCAAACACAGCCATATATTGTTTACATTGGAAAGCATCCAACGCTAAGGATTTTGCTTTCCAATGGGATACTTCCGAAATTCTCTCAAACTATTTAATAGGGTTTGTACAATCTTCGCAATTATATAGCTTTAATAGTTATGTGTGGGACGAACGGGAAGTGGTTGAAGAGGATGTAAGAAAAATGCACCTTGAATTCAAAAAAACATACGACTTAGAAGGAAAGGACAGCCTTCTGTCTGGAGTTTCTCAAGGAGGAAAAGCAGCAGTAGAACTCTTATTGAATAACAACCCTTTAGGGTGCAAAGGTTTTATAGCATTCGTTCCTTCTTTCACTGATTCAGACGATATAGAAAACATCCTTCAGGATCATGTAAAAGAAAATGTAAGAGGGTGTCTAATTACAGGAGATAACGATCCGTTCTATGATCAAACAGTAACAGTAGCAAATCTGCTAAACGCGAAAGGAGTACCCTGTAAATTGATCGTAAATAAAGGAATGGGACACGCATTGCCAGATGATTTTGCTGAGCAGCTGCAAGAGGCAGTTGATTTTATCTTGAACGATTAG
- a CDS encoding GyrI-like domain-containing protein, whose translation MRRINPKIITVEEKKLIGKSKRMSLDEDYSQELWKSFMPPRHSIPNRVDDLYYNIKIFDQPFDPDHFDTSTTFVKWAAVEVAQHEFEEVADMETYLFSGGLYAMFLHRGPASGFNQTLQYIFEEWLPSSSYDLDDREHFERLTEDYHPADSEAVEEVWIPIRFRS comes from the coding sequence GTGAGAAGGATAAATCCAAAAATCATTACTGTAGAGGAAAAGAAATTGATAGGAAAATCTAAGCGGATGTCTTTAGACGAGGATTATTCACAAGAACTTTGGAAAAGTTTTATGCCACCCCGTCATTCTATTCCCAATCGTGTGGATGATCTGTATTACAATATAAAAATTTTTGATCAACCTTTTGATCCTGACCATTTTGATACTTCCACAACTTTTGTGAAGTGGGCTGCTGTTGAGGTCGCTCAGCATGAGTTTGAAGAAGTGGCAGATATGGAAACTTATTTATTCAGTGGAGGCTTGTATGCCATGTTCTTGCATCGCGGGCCGGCAAGTGGTTTCAACCAAACCTTGCAATACATATTCGAAGAGTGGCTGCCGTCTTCATCCTACGACTTGGATGATCGGGAACACTTTGAGCGTCTCACGGAAGACTATCATCCCGCTGATTCTGAAGCTGTGGAAGAAGTATGGATTCCTATTCGATTCAGATCATGA
- a CDS encoding phosphotransferase, with amino-acid sequence MSHQEEEILTGGNVSKVYLSGDTIRRELKPGSTKIHKLLQHLENKNFNHAPKFLGIDHRGREILTHIEGEAGHYPLKKYMWSNDVLKEIAEMLRRYHDSVSDFSIEENWQPIDNTPQPYEVLCHNDFAIYNIIFNDKRPVGIIDFDVAAPGPRIWDIVYTLYTCIPLSRFFHAENGDAVYYHSQKHADSTKQRVRLFFESYGMEIENDYLDVVILRLEGLCKTIKRKAKEGNVAFQQMIKEGHLEHYQSNITFIREHRKKWML; translated from the coding sequence ATGTCACACCAAGAAGAAGAAATACTAACCGGAGGAAATGTCTCAAAAGTATATCTTTCTGGCGATACGATTCGAAGAGAATTAAAACCAGGCAGCACTAAAATTCACAAGTTATTACAGCACTTGGAAAATAAAAATTTTAATCATGCGCCGAAATTTTTGGGTATTGATCACAGAGGAAGAGAAATATTAACGCACATAGAAGGAGAAGCTGGCCACTACCCTCTAAAAAAATATATGTGGTCTAATGATGTTCTAAAGGAAATAGCTGAGATGCTACGTCGTTACCACGATTCGGTGAGTGACTTCTCGATAGAAGAAAATTGGCAGCCAATAGACAATACGCCTCAGCCATATGAAGTTCTATGTCATAATGATTTTGCCATATATAATATTATTTTTAACGATAAGAGACCAGTCGGCATTATAGATTTTGATGTGGCTGCTCCTGGTCCAAGAATATGGGATATAGTCTATACCCTTTATACTTGCATTCCTTTAAGCCGGTTTTTTCATGCCGAAAACGGTGACGCGGTTTATTATCATTCACAAAAGCATGCCGATTCTACAAAACAACGAGTAAGACTGTTCTTTGAATCGTACGGTATGGAAATAGAGAACGATTATTTGGACGTGGTAATATTGCGATTAGAAGGGTTGTGTAAAACCATTAAAAGAAAAGCCAAAGAGGGAAATGTGGCTTTTCAACAAATGATAAAGGAAGGACACCTTGAACATTATCAGAGTAATATTACGTTCATTCGTGAACATAGGAAAAAGTGGATGTTATAA
- a CDS encoding ArsR/SmtB family transcription factor, translated as MTYKVESLYSPVYELLLSLSLYKRQTHLKYLEVGTKWKEDVENKISDELLRKIQAKNNLAFEDLSVLLIISCPVKKDIQSFINWLRELSPGEIYELLTPYLDESMNISGNLSLQRSEYIELLQGWNEQYFQKMDLSFLPALEKEAKLVEKRIKKDKAEKVINSTSRFIVESEAIKKVYLIPASHIQPISLVDQFKDTLVITYPITKENHFNEVLKLTKAMSDERRLKILRFISSQSCTFTDIVKELDMAKGNIHHHLSILRSARLLDIHLKEDNHTFYYQTHKGITNNLKGNLDLLLQ; from the coding sequence ATGACCTACAAAGTTGAATCACTCTATTCACCCGTATATGAGTTGTTATTAAGCCTCTCATTATATAAAAGACAAACTCACTTGAAGTATTTAGAAGTAGGTACAAAATGGAAAGAAGATGTAGAAAATAAGATTTCTGATGAATTATTAAGGAAGATCCAAGCTAAGAACAACCTGGCATTTGAGGACTTATCCGTTTTACTTATTATCAGCTGCCCAGTTAAAAAGGATATACAGTCTTTCATTAACTGGCTGCGTGAACTGTCACCTGGAGAAATTTATGAGTTATTAACGCCGTACTTGGATGAATCCATGAATATTTCAGGCAATCTTTCCTTACAACGCTCAGAATATATAGAGCTTTTGCAGGGATGGAACGAACAATATTTTCAGAAAATGGATTTAAGTTTTTTACCTGCACTAGAAAAAGAGGCTAAACTTGTAGAGAAACGAATTAAAAAGGATAAAGCTGAAAAAGTTATAAATTCGACAAGTCGTTTTATAGTTGAATCAGAGGCTATTAAGAAGGTATATCTTATTCCTGCTTCCCACATCCAGCCGATCTCTTTGGTGGATCAATTTAAGGATACCCTTGTCATCACCTATCCTATTACAAAAGAGAATCACTTTAATGAAGTTTTAAAATTAACCAAAGCAATGAGCGACGAGAGAAGATTGAAAATTCTTCGGTTTATTTCCAGTCAATCCTGTACGTTTACGGATATCGTCAAAGAACTTGATATGGCAAAAGGTAATATTCATCATCATCTCTCTATTTTGAGATCGGCAAGACTATTGGATATTCATTTAAAAGAGGATAATCATACGTTCTATTATCAAACTCATAAAGGAATAACAAACAATCTCAAAGGTAATCTTGACCTTCTATTACAATAG
- a CDS encoding DUF1048 domain-containing protein codes for MSIFEKIIGSLDDKREWRAMEARAKALPSEYYNAYIAIQKYMWTAGGPTDWKATSRIFGGILDLFEQGAAEGRKVTDLTGEDVAEFCDELVKDEKTWRDKYRKKLNDAVGRG; via the coding sequence ATGAGTATTTTTGAAAAAATTATCGGAAGTCTGGATGACAAAAGAGAATGGAGAGCGATGGAGGCGCGTGCGAAGGCACTTCCAAGCGAGTATTACAACGCTTATATAGCGATCCAAAAGTATATGTGGACCGCTGGTGGCCCCACAGACTGGAAGGCTACCAGCCGTATTTTTGGCGGTATTCTTGATCTTTTCGAGCAAGGAGCAGCGGAGGGCAGGAAAGTCACTGACCTTACGGGTGAAGACGTGGCGGAGTTCTGCGACGAATTAGTGAAGGATGAGAAAACGTGGAGGGACAAATATCGCAAGAAACTGAACGATGCGGTTGGACGTGGATAA